A single window of Nakaseomyces glabratus chromosome G, complete sequence DNA harbors:
- the GZF3 gene encoding Gzf3p (CAGL0G04389g~Ortholog(s) have RNA polymerase II transcription factor activity, sequence-specific DNA binding, sequence-specific DNA binding activity) translates to MAEHSEDMSGKSPRREAQDYKKGDVVDSEHKQSISTESSTASKDTSVVQSKVEQKVDSKKEKVVAQGDTAGIVSEFGNSAPVCKNCMTSTTPLWRRDEQGSVLCNACGLFLKLHGKPRPISLKTDVIKSRNRKNVQTSPTGAPAELVHDRYKHSFTNFIPTSYEAYKEKKGHMLDKRRHPPSDLRHSITEHGRPYVGESAEADLIRKHKKAKIKSERAVSESSIDSYNSQSKDSAQIKSGENTPLSPQSHSPSGTPLPRLSAVLGDFGSDSRTTAASNSNIGSMHAKSSEDDKNGNIASLEQSMVEKRKTSIPQVVNSNQSYGGLPTALRGAPIRDSRSTGSNIKEKMSQPQPLDTSHLSHIPPNPHLLMKGKVPSSENLPIRRGSMIDTQKQRNSVDIIDPSNADDEHKIPVSVQLHNEEEVIRLRTRINELELVTDLYKRHIYELDERCKKLEKELRRYK, encoded by the coding sequence AGTCCCCGGCGTGAAGCACAGGATTACAAGAAGGGGGATGTAGTTGATTCTGAGCATAAACAATCTATATCAACAGAATCAAGTACAGCAAGCAAGGACACAAGTGTAGTGCAATCGAAAGTAGAGCAGAAAGTTGACAGcaagaaagagaaggtTGTAGCGCAAGGAGACACTGCTGGCATTGTCTCAGAGTTCGGTAATTCCGCGCCAGTCTGTAAGAACTGTATGACTTCAACAACGCCTCTGTGGAGACGCGATGAGCAAGGATCAGTTTTGTGCAATGCTTGtggtttgtttttgaaattgcatGGAAAACCGAGACCAATCAGTTTAAAGACAGATGTCATTAAATCTCGCAATAGGAAGAATGTTCAAACTTCTCCTACAGGTGCACCAGCAGAGTTAGTTCATGATCGATACAAGCACAGttttacaaattttattCCAACTAGTTATGAAGCATataaagagaagaaaggtCATATGTTAGATAAAAGAAGGCATCCACCATCAGATCTAAGACATTCTATCACTGAACATGGTCGGCCTTATGTAGGTGAAAGCGCAGAAGCAGATCTAATAAGAAAGCATAAGAAAGCCAAAATAAAGTCGGAAAGAGCTGTCTCCGAGTCAAGCATAGATAGCTACAATAGTCAATCTAAAGATAGTGCCCAAATCAAAAGTGGTGAGAATACTCCACTAAGCCCTCAGTCTCATAGCCCGAGTGGCACTCCCCTGCCCCGGCTTTCGGCTGTCTTAGGGGATTTTGGCTCTGATTCTCGTACTACTGCGGCAAGTAATAGTAACATCGGATCTATGCATGCCAAGTCATCTGAAGATGATAAGAATGGCAATATAGCATCATTAGAGCAATCGATGGTAGAGAAAAGGAAGACATCCATACCACAAGTAGTAAATAGTAATCAAAGCTATGGCGGTTTGCCAACTGCATTGCGCGGTGCTCCAATTAGAGATTCTCGCAGTACTGGCTCTAATATCAAGGAAAAAATGTCACAACCACAACCGTTAGATACATCCCACCTTTCTCATATACCACCTAATCCTCACTTGTTAATGAAAGGTAAAGTGCCATCATCTGAAAATTTGCCAATTAGAAGAGGCAGTATGATCGATACACAGAAACAACGCAATAGTGTTGATATAATTGATCCATCAAACGCAGATGATGAGCATAAGATACCCGTCAGTGTGCAACTTCATAATGAAGAGGAAGTAATACGGTTGCGTACGAGAATAAATGAGCTCGAATTGGTTACCGATTTATATAAGCGACACATATATGAATTGGATGAGAGATGTAAGAAGTTAGAGAAGGAACTAAGGAGATATAAATAA